Proteins from one Pirellulaceae bacterium genomic window:
- a CDS encoding MMPL family transporter, with amino-acid sequence MLLDLYANLFLRHRWVVTLFVVVMTALATWGHLRETPSPLRARAQRQQEQQSPRDSDSTSQLKADRQEANQSDDDESPKSQALLVVESEDFFRPSTIDALRKMVTAVEDLPAVASVIWLERLPITNMFGVTEPLIPPSGSSQDRYVDTRRRVLEHPLAVGQLISADGQTMLMPIVFDWLNVESDADCTEAILVAARGSLDESGIDGMGVKITGDVPLFVAQNDALHRSQMKFQVIGYLLALVVTIFLFRGVSAVLIVASAPAAGIFWSIGLLNLLGHSTNTLTNVILPVLVSMIGLTDGVHLMMHIRECRTRGLSQAKSAREAILRVGMACALTSLTTCIGFGSLMVASAEFIRDFGEACAIGVVVSFCAVVTLIPLLSCTVIGRHVHVGHANDLISHQLRGSLGFVNWTMRHPRIVTALAVLLTIGFGAISLTLRPDNVTKNSLPNDSEMYAALAHCDDAMGGIDTSQVVITWPDDVQADDPRIFHLVESVQTLIDRQPLLKHPLSICDLLATFPTDDGDLSTKMSFLELLPPPLKALFVNDELRQTIITFRIRDDGIAKYEPVFRKIESQFASVNSAYPGFQIELSGESVRRSRDLYQVVVDLAKSLGVASVVIFVVITLVYRSLRIGLISIIPNVFPLVFTGTVLVMMGGALDFASVCAFTVCLGIAVDDTIHFLTRFEKSEESSLADSIRSTYLGVGTAMVTTTVILVLGFGTALTSELPDHRMFAGMACATIAAALVGDLLFLPAMLVCFPAKKDSQVH; translated from the coding sequence GTGCTGTTGGATCTGTATGCAAATCTTTTCTTGCGACACCGTTGGGTCGTTACACTTTTTGTCGTTGTGATGACGGCGTTAGCGACCTGGGGGCATCTGCGTGAAACGCCGTCGCCTCTCCGGGCTAGAGCTCAGCGTCAGCAGGAACAACAGAGTCCTCGCGATTCGGACTCGACAAGCCAGCTCAAAGCTGATCGCCAAGAGGCGAATCAATCCGACGATGACGAATCTCCGAAATCGCAAGCATTGTTGGTTGTTGAGTCAGAAGATTTCTTTCGCCCTTCAACGATTGATGCGTTGCGGAAGATGGTCACTGCTGTCGAAGATCTGCCCGCGGTCGCTTCTGTGATTTGGTTGGAGCGGCTTCCGATTACCAACATGTTCGGTGTCACAGAGCCATTGATTCCGCCGTCAGGAAGCTCGCAAGATCGGTATGTCGATACACGACGTCGTGTGCTCGAACATCCCTTAGCTGTTGGACAACTCATCTCGGCAGATGGGCAAACAATGTTGATGCCAATCGTGTTCGATTGGTTGAATGTCGAAAGTGACGCTGACTGTACGGAAGCTATTCTGGTGGCGGCCCGAGGTTCGTTGGACGAATCGGGAATCGATGGCATGGGTGTGAAAATCACCGGCGACGTACCTTTGTTTGTCGCCCAAAATGACGCTTTGCATCGAAGCCAAATGAAGTTTCAGGTCATCGGCTATTTGCTAGCGCTGGTCGTCACGATTTTCTTGTTTCGCGGCGTGAGTGCTGTGTTGATCGTGGCAAGCGCACCGGCGGCCGGTATCTTTTGGTCGATCGGATTGCTTAATTTGCTGGGGCATTCGACGAATACCCTGACCAATGTGATTTTGCCGGTTCTCGTTAGCATGATTGGACTCACCGATGGCGTCCATCTGATGATGCATATTCGTGAATGTCGTACGCGAGGTCTGTCGCAAGCGAAATCTGCCAGGGAAGCGATCCTTCGAGTGGGGATGGCTTGTGCTTTGACATCCTTGACTACTTGTATCGGATTTGGTTCGTTGATGGTGGCAAGTGCCGAGTTTATTCGAGATTTCGGTGAAGCTTGTGCGATTGGTGTTGTTGTCTCCTTTTGTGCTGTTGTCACCCTGATCCCTCTGCTCAGCTGTACCGTGATTGGCCGTCATGTTCACGTCGGCCACGCCAACGATCTGATCAGTCATCAGTTGCGTGGAAGTCTGGGGTTTGTGAACTGGACGATGCGGCATCCTCGTATCGTGACCGCACTCGCTGTTCTGCTGACTATTGGGTTCGGGGCAATTTCGCTGACCTTGCGTCCTGATAATGTTACCAAGAATTCTCTTCCCAATGATAGCGAGATGTATGCAGCGCTCGCTCATTGCGATGATGCGATGGGCGGAATCGATACGTCGCAAGTTGTCATTACCTGGCCCGATGATGTTCAGGCCGATGACCCTCGGATCTTTCATCTGGTGGAAAGCGTTCAAACGCTGATTGATCGTCAGCCGTTGTTGAAACATCCGCTGTCGATTTGCGACTTGTTGGCGACCTTTCCGACAGACGACGGTGATTTGTCAACAAAAATGTCGTTCCTTGAACTCTTGCCGCCGCCCCTCAAGGCACTGTTCGTCAATGATGAATTGCGCCAAACGATTATCACATTTCGGATTCGCGATGACGGTATCGCAAAATACGAACCTGTGTTCCGCAAGATCGAATCTCAATTTGCATCCGTTAACTCGGCCTATCCTGGATTCCAAATCGAGTTGAGTGGAGAATCGGTAAGACGAAGTCGTGATCTCTATCAGGTTGTTGTCGATTTGGCGAAGAGTTTGGGCGTTGCTTCCGTGGTGATTTTTGTGGTGATTACGCTTGTTTACCGATCGTTGCGAATTGGCTTGATATCCATCATTCCTAATGTGTTTCCGCTCGTATTCACCGGGACCGTGCTCGTCATGATGGGTGGTGCCTTGGATTTTGCCAGTGTGTGTGCTTTCACTGTTTGCTTGGGAATCGCCGTTGACGATACGATCCATTTCTTGACTCGCTTCGAAAAGTCAGAAGAGAGCTCGCTGGCTGATTCCATTCGAAGCACCTATCTCGGTGTTGGAACGGCGATGGTCACGACCACGGTGATTTTGGTTCTCGGATTTGGTACCGCCTTGACCAGCGAATTACCCGATCATCGCATGTTTGCTGGCATGGCTTGTGCGACGATTGCAGCGGCCTTGGTGGGGGACCTGCTTTTCTTGCCTGCCATGCTCGTTTGTTTTCCAGCAAAAAAAGATTCACAGGTTCACTAA
- a CDS encoding VCBS repeat-containing protein: MAAKNIVANQSPGRRRWAKSSRLFDFEQLEDRRVLAVTFTAEVPIVEADAVYPKSLVAADFDGDTDADIVVASYIDNKITWYENLDGEGTYGKPQVITDFSFGAAAVNVADIDGDGDLDILSASADDYDADVSWYENTDGLGTFSEQKVISAEIAGGDSVFAADLDNDGDLDVLSASRGDNKVAWYPNLDGKGGFGEQRVISDTELGATTVVAADLDGDDDIDVIAGSVGERDDLGQITALGEIVVFENLGDGTDFERKTILTADFITSIVVTDIDGDGDPDIASTSREDNVVSWLANDGGEFGPERIISLEEGAPNQLFVDDVDGDGKQDVVTAGRIGDSVTWYRNIGVGIFGAPMTINRSADGASSVFLADVDNDKDLDLFSTSRFDNKIALYKNLDGNGQFGPQQVLAAVGAPGAQLVNVADLDGDGDEDVLTAAFSNDSVLWSENLGRGKFGEPQLISDRTNGTESVVGADFDGDGDIDVASASYFDNKIAWYENLDGGGRFGPQRLVGRAGRAPEDLFAADLDGDDDIDLLTTSRYDNTISWYENVDALGTFGKARLISDSQLGPSIVRAADIDGDGDLDVMANGYDGFTFAWYENLDGAGDFSSELLIASLADGSVPTSILASDLDSDGDLDVVTTEGGDDRVVWYENLDGRGDFSEARLISDDLDGAFFLDVADFDDDGDIDVLVGAILADVVGWYENVDSGRLFGDLQIIDDSLTGATSVLAADLNADGRPDVLATSSVLDKVSWYSNRDGEGGFPRGDFNQDRVVDESDINLLCAEIIADSLDDSFDLTGDGVVNRSDMNELITNILNTEFGDSNLDGLFNSADFIQVFQRGKYEDELKNNAEWGDGDWNCDGDFTSSDLVVAFQNGGYTAAVPAPAIAIKMDVAAALTARVATSPREKEVKTVTPQVVIERKATEVLFVDDNTFDSQRDKFRAVIDQTTARPLRDIIDLAFCEF; the protein is encoded by the coding sequence ATGGCAGCTAAAAATATCGTCGCGAATCAATCCCCAGGTCGTCGGCGTTGGGCGAAATCATCTCGATTGTTTGACTTCGAGCAGCTTGAGGATCGGCGCGTTTTGGCGGTGACATTTACAGCTGAAGTACCAATCGTGGAAGCGGATGCCGTCTATCCTAAATCATTGGTCGCGGCGGATTTTGATGGAGATACGGACGCCGACATTGTGGTTGCGAGTTACATCGACAACAAAATTACTTGGTACGAGAATCTTGACGGTGAAGGGACTTATGGAAAACCGCAGGTGATCACTGATTTCAGCTTCGGGGCTGCGGCAGTCAATGTGGCTGACATCGATGGAGATGGCGACTTGGACATTCTGTCCGCTTCGGCCGACGATTACGATGCCGATGTATCTTGGTATGAAAACACCGACGGTCTTGGCACATTTTCTGAGCAAAAAGTGATTTCGGCCGAGATCGCTGGAGGCGACTCAGTATTTGCAGCCGACCTGGATAATGATGGCGATCTGGATGTCTTGTCGGCGTCGCGTGGCGATAACAAAGTGGCTTGGTATCCCAATTTGGATGGCAAGGGTGGCTTTGGTGAGCAACGGGTTATTTCTGACACGGAATTAGGGGCAACCACCGTCGTGGCGGCGGATTTGGATGGCGACGATGACATCGATGTGATTGCCGGTTCGGTGGGCGAGCGAGATGATCTGGGCCAAATCACCGCCTTGGGCGAAATTGTTGTCTTCGAGAATTTGGGCGACGGAACGGATTTCGAACGCAAAACGATCCTGACGGCCGACTTTATTACGTCGATCGTTGTCACCGATATTGACGGTGACGGCGACCCTGATATTGCTTCGACTTCACGCGAAGACAATGTCGTTTCCTGGTTGGCAAACGATGGGGGTGAATTTGGCCCCGAGCGAATTATTTCTTTGGAGGAGGGGGCCCCAAATCAACTCTTCGTTGATGATGTGGATGGTGACGGCAAACAAGATGTTGTCACCGCGGGACGCATCGGAGACAGCGTCACTTGGTACCGCAACATCGGAGTAGGGATCTTCGGCGCACCCATGACGATTAATCGTTCGGCGGATGGAGCTTCATCGGTTTTTCTCGCGGATGTCGATAACGATAAAGATTTAGATCTTTTTTCCACCTCGCGATTTGACAATAAAATCGCCCTCTACAAAAACTTGGATGGGAATGGCCAGTTTGGTCCCCAGCAAGTACTGGCCGCCGTCGGCGCACCGGGAGCCCAATTGGTCAACGTGGCGGATCTCGATGGGGATGGTGACGAGGATGTCTTAACGGCGGCATTTTCAAATGATTCTGTGCTATGGTCTGAAAATCTTGGTCGAGGCAAATTTGGTGAGCCTCAGCTGATTTCTGATCGAACCAATGGTACCGAGTCAGTGGTGGGAGCCGACTTCGATGGAGACGGTGACATTGATGTTGCTTCTGCATCCTACTTCGACAACAAAATTGCCTGGTATGAGAATCTGGATGGAGGGGGTCGCTTCGGCCCCCAACGCCTTGTTGGGCGGGCTGGGAGGGCGCCTGAAGATCTGTTTGCTGCGGATCTTGATGGTGACGACGATATCGATCTCTTGACGACCTCAAGATACGACAACACGATCAGCTGGTATGAAAATGTTGATGCTTTGGGGACGTTTGGTAAAGCCAGGCTGATCTCCGACAGTCAGTTGGGCCCGTCCATCGTGCGTGCGGCTGACATCGATGGGGATGGGGACCTCGATGTAATGGCCAATGGCTATGATGGCTTCACATTCGCTTGGTATGAAAATCTTGATGGTGCTGGCGATTTCAGTAGTGAGTTGTTGATTGCTTCACTGGCTGACGGTAGTGTTCCCACATCAATCCTTGCTTCCGATCTGGACAGCGATGGTGACCTTGATGTTGTCACGACCGAGGGAGGCGATGATCGAGTTGTTTGGTATGAAAATCTGGACGGCCGCGGTGACTTTAGTGAAGCCCGGTTGATCTCAGATGACTTGGATGGTGCTTTCTTTCTTGATGTGGCCGATTTTGACGATGACGGTGACATCGATGTGTTGGTTGGTGCCATCTTAGCCGATGTGGTTGGCTGGTACGAAAACGTCGACAGTGGACGATTGTTTGGCGATCTTCAAATTATCGACGACAGTTTGACCGGTGCGACATCTGTTCTGGCTGCCGATCTAAATGCCGATGGAAGACCGGACGTGCTCGCCACGTCAAGCGTTCTCGATAAGGTGAGTTGGTATAGTAATCGAGATGGCGAGGGTGGATTTCCTCGTGGGGATTTCAACCAAGATCGAGTGGTCGATGAGAGCGACATCAATCTGTTGTGCGCAGAAATTATCGCTGACTCCCTGGATGATTCATTCGACTTGACCGGTGATGGAGTAGTTAATCGATCCGACATGAATGAATTGATAACGAATATTCTGAATACCGAGTTTGGTGATTCGAATCTCGATGGATTGTTCAACTCGGCGGACTTTATTCAAGTATTTCAACGCGGTAAATATGAGGACGAGCTTAAAAATAATGCTGAGTGGGGCGATGGCGATTGGAATTGCGATGGTGATTTCACCTCCAGCGATCTCGTCGTGGCGTTCCAAAACGGAGGCTACACGGCTGCTGTTCCTGCGCCCGCCATTGCCATCAAAATGGATGTGGCTGCTGCCTTGACTGCCCGCGTTGCCACCTCACCACGCGAGAAAGAGGTCAAGACGGTGACTCCCCAGGTGGTAATCGAGCGAAAGGCCACGGAAGTCCTGTTCGTGGATGACAACACGTTCGATTCGCAACGTGACAAATTTCGGGCAGTAATCGATCAAACCACGGCTCGTCCTCTTCGCGATATCATCGATTTAGCTTTTTGCGAATTTTAG
- a CDS encoding redoxin domain-containing protein, with product MNFLFTLALLVSANQAIPVGETVSDFALDDFRGKKHTLSDFKDQPIVVLAFLGTECPLAKLYGPRLQRLQDQYADQGVVFVGVNSNTQDSLSEIAAFARKHDINFPMLKDPGNRIADQLRAKRTPEVFVLDERRVLRYWGRIDNQFGVGYLREEPTEHQLKDAIDALLAGRAIEEPKVESVGCYIGRVREPSVENTGKTEVTYRNQIAKIMQENCIECHRDGEIAPFTLTNYEDVSAWAETITEVVREQRMPPWHANPAHGDFLNARILSDEVKQQIDDWVAAGAPEGEGGSLLEPAKFTPGWHLPRAPDEVFGMSSTPFQVAAENTVEYQYFVVDPKFKEDKWISAAEVIPGNRSVVHHAIVFIRPPGQPSRKQMAWLTAYVPGQSTMVLPAGQGVLVPAGSKFVFQMHYTPIGIEQEDLTKVGLIYAEPESIKEQVLTLIAMNREFEIPAGAADFKARAWLNQVPNDAKLLAIAPHMHLRGKSFKFVLHPADDSDTETLLDVPNYDFNWQHSYQLTSPISLEKGMTVECIAEFDNSEDNLTNPDPTVSVRWGDQTWQEMVVAYFGIAIPHQPSSAKSVEDDSPANEKYSESVKAAERMMKRWDSNRDGLVTRREVPKAFAVFAFAKFDQDGDERISFEEARKQAFRTRKTNSQ from the coding sequence ATGAATTTTTTGTTTACGCTCGCCTTGCTCGTGTCGGCCAACCAGGCGATTCCCGTTGGAGAAACGGTTTCAGATTTTGCTCTCGATGATTTTCGTGGCAAAAAACACACGCTCTCGGACTTTAAGGATCAGCCGATTGTTGTGTTGGCGTTCTTGGGAACCGAATGCCCCCTGGCCAAGTTGTATGGCCCGCGACTGCAGCGATTGCAGGATCAGTATGCCGATCAGGGTGTCGTCTTTGTGGGGGTGAATTCGAACACGCAGGATTCCCTTAGCGAGATTGCAGCCTTCGCGCGTAAACATGACATCAATTTTCCGATGCTGAAGGACCCGGGAAATCGCATTGCTGACCAGCTGCGAGCGAAACGCACGCCCGAGGTATTTGTATTGGACGAAAGGCGAGTGTTGCGTTACTGGGGTCGGATCGACAATCAGTTTGGAGTCGGCTATCTGCGGGAAGAGCCGACCGAACATCAGCTGAAAGATGCGATCGATGCTCTGTTGGCAGGACGCGCAATCGAAGAACCGAAGGTGGAGTCGGTGGGATGCTACATCGGGCGTGTGCGTGAACCGTCTGTCGAAAACACAGGCAAAACCGAGGTGACGTACCGAAATCAAATCGCGAAAATCATGCAGGAGAACTGTATTGAGTGTCACCGTGATGGCGAGATTGCTCCCTTCACGCTGACGAATTATGAGGATGTCTCTGCCTGGGCTGAAACGATTACAGAGGTAGTACGCGAGCAACGAATGCCTCCATGGCACGCGAATCCTGCTCATGGCGATTTTCTCAACGCTCGAATTTTAAGCGACGAAGTAAAACAACAGATTGATGATTGGGTGGCCGCAGGCGCTCCTGAAGGAGAGGGCGGGTCACTACTGGAGCCAGCAAAATTCACCCCGGGGTGGCACTTGCCGCGCGCCCCGGACGAAGTGTTTGGAATGAGTTCCACTCCGTTTCAAGTCGCCGCAGAAAATACGGTTGAGTATCAGTACTTTGTGGTAGATCCCAAGTTCAAAGAGGATAAATGGATTTCCGCAGCCGAGGTTATTCCTGGAAATCGATCGGTTGTCCATCACGCGATTGTTTTCATTCGCCCGCCAGGACAACCCAGCCGCAAGCAGATGGCTTGGTTGACAGCTTACGTTCCGGGGCAATCGACGATGGTCTTGCCCGCGGGGCAAGGCGTGTTGGTGCCGGCAGGGTCGAAGTTCGTCTTTCAGATGCACTACACACCGATTGGAATCGAGCAGGAGGATCTGACGAAGGTGGGGCTGATCTATGCGGAACCGGAAAGTATTAAAGAGCAAGTGTTAACGTTGATCGCGATGAATCGAGAATTTGAGATTCCAGCTGGCGCTGCCGACTTCAAAGCCCGAGCCTGGCTCAACCAAGTACCCAACGATGCGAAGTTGTTGGCGATTGCACCTCACATGCACTTACGCGGAAAGTCCTTCAAGTTTGTCTTACATCCGGCAGATGATTCCGATACGGAGACTTTATTGGACGTCCCGAATTACGATTTCAATTGGCAGCATTCGTATCAATTAACATCGCCGATTTCTCTTGAGAAGGGCATGACGGTCGAGTGCATCGCTGAGTTTGACAATTCAGAAGACAATCTTACTAACCCCGACCCGACGGTGTCTGTTCGTTGGGGAGACCAGACGTGGCAGGAGATGGTCGTTGCTTATTTCGGGATTGCAATTCCTCATCAACCGAGTTCTGCAAAGTCGGTAGAGGATGATTCGCCAGCGAACGAAAAATACTCGGAGTCGGTCAAGGCAGCCGAACGAATGATGAAACGATGGGATTCGAACCGAGATGGGCTGGTGACTCGGCGAGAGGTTCCCAAGGCATTCGCCGTTTTTGCTTTTGCAAAATTTGATCAAGATGGCGACGAGCGAATTTCTTTCGAAGAGGCACGAAAGCAAGCGTTTCGGACTCGCAAAACAAACAGCCAGTAA
- a CDS encoding DUF1501 domain-containing protein, translating to MATRQEKCAGQRRQFLWEIGAGFGGVALSAMLQNDGFFSGFAAAEPSVTNPYENPLSVRPPHHFPKAKRCIFLFMYGGPSSMDTFEYKPELQKRDGEEIDVEIRRGSIKKQRLLASRRKFRQHGESGMWCSDAFPGIAKHMDDICVINSLYADSFAHGSAVLQLNSGQIIQGSPSLGSWVTYGLGTENQNLPAYVVMLDPRGGPIPGAPNWGSGYMPATFQGTRFRAKGDPIQDLSPNGRMTRRMQRDHIDALQKLNTQHLADRPGYSELPARIASYELAFQLQTTAPEAMDLRQENQRTLNAYGIYDPKPPHKLSIGPAHFGRQCLIGRRMIERGTRFVQIYSGGGHQQQNWDAHNGMEENLEIHAPEIDKPIDALLTDLKQRGLLEETLVVWGGEFGRQPVSQGNNHGRDHNPKGFLYWMAGGGVKGGYAHGATDDFGMEAVQDRHHIRDLHATILELMGLDHEKLTYFYGGLNRKLTGVKTAQVIEEVIA from the coding sequence ATGGCGACTCGTCAAGAAAAATGTGCGGGTCAGCGACGACAATTTCTGTGGGAGATTGGGGCAGGATTTGGTGGCGTCGCGTTGTCGGCCATGCTGCAAAACGATGGTTTTTTTTCCGGATTCGCCGCAGCCGAGCCATCGGTCACGAATCCTTACGAAAATCCACTTTCCGTGCGACCGCCGCATCATTTTCCGAAAGCGAAGCGGTGCATTTTTCTGTTTATGTACGGAGGACCATCTTCGATGGATACCTTCGAATACAAACCCGAATTGCAGAAAAGGGATGGCGAAGAAATTGATGTCGAAATTCGGCGTGGTTCAATCAAGAAGCAAAGGTTACTCGCATCACGGCGGAAGTTTCGACAGCATGGTGAGTCAGGCATGTGGTGCTCGGACGCATTCCCCGGGATCGCGAAGCACATGGATGATATTTGCGTCATCAATAGTCTCTACGCCGATTCGTTTGCTCACGGTTCAGCCGTTTTGCAACTGAACAGCGGACAAATTATCCAAGGGTCACCCTCCCTGGGGTCCTGGGTCACTTACGGATTGGGAACGGAAAACCAAAATCTGCCCGCTTACGTTGTGATGCTTGATCCTCGCGGCGGGCCGATTCCAGGTGCGCCAAACTGGGGCAGCGGCTACATGCCGGCGACTTTTCAGGGGACTCGATTTCGAGCCAAGGGGGATCCGATTCAAGATCTTTCCCCCAACGGAAGAATGACACGTCGCATGCAAAGAGATCACATTGATGCCTTGCAAAAACTCAATACCCAGCACTTAGCAGATCGGCCTGGCTATTCAGAACTGCCCGCGCGCATTGCCAGTTATGAACTCGCCTTTCAGCTGCAAACAACCGCTCCCGAAGCGATGGATTTGCGCCAAGAGAATCAGCGAACTTTGAATGCTTACGGTATTTATGATCCTAAACCCCCGCACAAATTGTCGATTGGGCCCGCTCATTTTGGTCGGCAATGCCTGATCGGCCGCAGAATGATTGAACGTGGGACGCGGTTCGTGCAAATTTATTCCGGAGGAGGACATCAGCAACAGAACTGGGATGCCCACAACGGGATGGAAGAAAATCTCGAGATCCACGCACCTGAAATTGATAAGCCGATCGACGCTTTATTAACCGACCTGAAACAGCGAGGTTTGTTGGAAGAAACACTTGTCGTGTGGGGCGGGGAATTTGGTCGACAGCCAGTTTCCCAGGGAAACAACCATGGTCGTGATCACAATCCGAAAGGTTTTCTTTACTGGATGGCCGGAGGCGGTGTTAAAGGTGGCTACGCACATGGTGCGACCGACGATTTTGGTATGGAGGCCGTCCAAGATCGCCATCATATTCGCGATCTCCATGCAACGATCCTTGAATTGATGGGGCTGGATCACGAAAAATTGACCTATTTTTACGGTGGGCTCAATCGAAAATTGACGGGAGTCAAGACAGCTCAGGTGATTGAAGAAGTGATTGCTTAA
- the udk gene encoding uridine kinase produces MAGKMIVGVAGGSGSGKTIFCRQLEEYLGAKLVTTLQHDAYYRDLSHLPKSDRAATNFDDPQSLESDLLVDHVQQLILGRDVESPRYDFVNHSRHRSGVVLTAKPVILIEGVLLLTQVKLREICHLRIFVEAPESLRYERRRSRDREQRGRSDNSISEQWHQTVKPMHDRHVEPSKGWAHIIVPAAKPNQKAVELVGSYLRSELDSQGM; encoded by the coding sequence ATGGCTGGCAAGATGATTGTTGGAGTTGCAGGTGGCAGTGGTAGCGGAAAGACGATATTTTGTCGGCAGTTGGAAGAATATTTGGGTGCGAAACTTGTCACCACGCTTCAGCACGATGCTTACTACCGTGATCTGAGCCATTTGCCAAAGTCGGATCGAGCAGCGACTAATTTCGACGATCCTCAGTCATTGGAGTCTGACTTGCTGGTCGATCATGTGCAGCAATTGATTTTAGGCCGTGATGTCGAATCTCCTCGCTATGATTTTGTTAATCACTCAAGGCATAGGTCGGGAGTTGTGCTGACCGCAAAACCTGTCATTTTGATTGAGGGAGTATTGCTTCTTACGCAGGTAAAACTTCGCGAGATCTGCCATCTCAGGATTTTTGTGGAGGCCCCAGAAAGTCTGCGATATGAACGAAGGCGGTCGCGAGATCGAGAGCAGCGCGGTCGATCGGATAATTCCATTTCGGAGCAGTGGCACCAAACAGTGAAACCCATGCATGATCGTCATGTCGAACCGTCAAAGGGTTGGGCTCACATCATTGTTCCGGCTGCTAAGCCCAACCAGAAAGCGGTTGAGCTTGTGGGCAGTTACCTTAGATCTGAGTTGGATTCCCAGGGGATGTGA